In one Bombyx mori chromosome 4, ASM3026992v2 genomic region, the following are encoded:
- the LOC101746913 gene encoding long-chain fatty acid transport protein 4 — translation MDALLAALVALMAVAAAMAAVLSTLSKAAIFAILAIAPCVYRYRKQLYIIFVTLPRDLKFLWRYANGMVRSKRWGRQDATVAELFTRRAKRNPDAPCFIVVGDRTWTFGQIASKSNQVARTMQEHLQLKRGDVVCVFLPNSGEYIWTWLGIAKVGGVSALINSNLRHKPLLHCIQVANAKAVIFSDQLTDAIDEIRDQLPKGLKMFQLYGKSKPGILDLENEMSKHSTDYPVVTEKLHYKDTLLYIYTSGTTGMPKAAVMPNSKYLLIVAATVHMLGLNSSDRVYNSLPLYHTAGGVVGTGAALVDGIPSVIRPKFSASNFWTDCIKYDCTVAQYIGEMCRYLLSQPARPTDSQHRVRIMVGNGMRPAIWQQIVDRFKIPQINEIYGATESNANIINVDNTLGAVGFLPKLVPTSLHPIALVRSDDQGNLVRGPDGYCIRCPPNEPGMFIGLIAQGNASREYYGYVDKNDSNKKLVRDVFCKGDAAFVSGDILVADELGYLFFRDRTGDTYKWKGENVATAEVENAMSPVLDEKACVVYGVSIPQTEGRVGMAAIADPLGELDLKKLARDLDDCLPSYARPMFLRFMNDLDITSTFKLKKLQYQKEGFDPDVIKEPLYFRSGDSFVPITSQLFHDICNGKLKI, via the exons ATGGACGCGTTGCTGGCAGCGCTCGTGGCTCTGATGGCAGTTGCCGCCGCGATGGCCGCCGTGCTGAGTACGCTTTCTAAAGCTGCAATATTCGCTATCCTCGCGATAGCGCCCTGTGTGTATCGTTACAGAAAGCAGCTCTACATTATTTTCGTCACTCTTCCACGAGACCTCAA aTTCCTATGGCGCTACGCGAATGGCATGGTAAGGTCGAAGCGATGGGGACGTCAAGATGCAACTGTAGCGGAATTGTTCACGCGACGTGCTAAACGGAATCCCGATGCGCCATGTTTTATTGTTGTTGGAGATCGAACGTGGACCTTTGGACAG ATTGCGTCGAAATCGAACCAAGTGGCGCGAACTATGCAAGAGCACCTGCAGCTCAAACGCGGTGACGTGGTCTGCGTATTCCTGCCCAACAGCGGCGAGTACATCTGGACGTGGCTTGGCATCGCTAAAGTCGGAGGCGTTTCAGCACTGATCAACAGCAATCTGCGACATAAACCCCTCTTGCACTGCATACAAGTGGCCAATGCAAAGGCTGTAATCTTCTCTGATCAACTTACGGATG CGATTGACGAAATCCGTGATCAACTACCGAAGGGACTAAAAATGTTTCAACTGTATGGAAAGTCTAAACCTGGTATTCTGGATCTTGAGAATGAAATGAGCAAGCATTCAACAGACTACCCAGTCGTCACGGAGAAGCTTCATTATAAAGACACATTGCTTTACATCTACACGTCAGGCACGACGGGAATGCCGAAGGCTGCTGTTATGCCAAACTCCaa GTATTTGTTGATTGTAGCAGCGACGGTCCACATGCTGGGTTTGAATTCATCAGACCGCGTTTACAACTCGCTACCACTGTACCACACTGCGGGCGGTGTGGTGGGAACAGGGGCGGCGCTGGTCGACGGAATCCCCTCTGTGATCAGGCCCAAGTTCTCGGCGAGCAATTTTTGGACTGACTGTATTAAATATGATTGCACG GTGGCCCAGTACATTGGCGAGATGTGTAGATACTTGCTGTCTCAACCGGCGCGACCGACTGATTCGCAGCATCGCGTTCGCATCATGGTCGGCAATGGCATGCGACCCGCTATCTGGCAACAAATAGTGGACCG gtTCAAAATACCGCAGATCAACGAGATCTACGGCGCGACCGAGAGCAATGCAAACATCA TCAACGTAGACAATACCTTGGGTGCTGTAGGCTTCCTTCCCAAGCTGGTACCAACCAGCCTTCACCCTATAGCGTTGGTGCGCTCGGACGATCAGGGAAACCTGGTGCGAGGACCTGACGGCTACTGCATCCGATGCCCCCCAA ATGAGCCTGGTATGTTCATTGGACTTATCGCCCAGGGGAATGCGTCCCGAGAATATTACGGATACGTCGATAAG AACGACAGCAACAAGAAGTTGGTACGTGACGTTTTCTGTAAGGGAGACGCAGCCTTTGTGAGTGGCGACATCTTAGTGGCAGATGAGTTAGGTTATCTGTTCTTCCGTGATCGCACCGGGGACACGTACAAGTGGAAGGGCGAGAACGTCGCTACCGCCGAGGTCGAGAACGCCATGTCACCAGTGTTGGATGAGAAGGCCTGCGTTGTCTATGGTGTTTCG ATCCCTCAGACGGAAGGACGAGTCGGCATGGCTGCCATAGCCGATCCGTTAGGCGAATTGGACTTGAAGAAGCTTGCGCGGGATTTAGATGATTGCTTGCCTTCGTATGCGAGACCAATGTTCCTGCGTTTCATGAATGATTTGGACATAACAA GTACATTCAAACTAAAAAAGTTGCAATACCAAAAGGAAGGTTTTGATCCTGACGTCATCAAGGAGCCGTTATACTTCAGATCCGGAGACAGTTTTGTACCCATAACCTCTCAACTATTCCATGATATTTGTAAcggaaaattgaaaatttaa